Proteins encoded within one genomic window of Nakamurella alba:
- a CDS encoding GlsB/YeaQ/YmgE family stress response membrane protein yields the protein MGWFGFILTMIIVGLIAGAVGRLVVSGTSGMSIPLTILLGIVGSFVGGFLGWAIFGKDPGEGWFQPSGLIGSIIGAIIVVFLYVRFSGKKSITH from the coding sequence ATGGGTTGGTTCGGATTCATCCTGACCATGATCATCGTGGGCCTCATCGCCGGCGCGGTGGGCCGCCTGGTGGTGTCCGGGACCAGCGGGATGTCCATCCCGCTGACCATCCTGCTGGGCATCGTCGGCAGCTTCGTCGGCGGTTTCCTGGGCTGGGCGATCTTCGGCAAGGACCCGGGCGAGGGTTGGTTCCAGCCGTCCGGCCTGATCGGCTCCATCATCGGCGCGATCATCGTGGTCTTCCTGTACGTGCGGTTCTCCGGGAAGAAGTCCATCACGCACTGA
- a CDS encoding carbohydrate ABC transporter permease has protein sequence MTTISRRGRTGRRLRVALAVVVSAVVLFPLYWMVVVAFSTRSELLGGEFRLWPQTLTLQNFRRVFDSYPVLTWFGNSVAIAVVVALISVAASLLGGYAFALLRFRGANTLFLVTLSTLMIPVQVIMVPLFGLVTDLKIYGSYWAVILPTAASAFGVFLARQFIIGIPRELVESARIDGAGHLRVFRSIVLPLCRPLIAVLFFMSLLQTWNDFAWPLIALKQNELFTLPIGLLYLQGQFGSDYGGTMAFALLNVTPMVVLFLVFQRYFVQGFARTGIR, from the coding sequence ATGACGACGATCTCGCGCCGCGGGCGGACCGGGCGCCGCTTGCGGGTGGCGCTGGCGGTGGTGGTCAGCGCCGTCGTGCTGTTCCCGCTCTACTGGATGGTCGTGGTGGCCTTCTCCACCCGCAGCGAGCTGCTCGGCGGCGAGTTCCGGCTGTGGCCGCAGACACTGACCCTGCAGAACTTCCGCCGGGTGTTCGACTCCTACCCGGTGCTCACCTGGTTCGGGAACTCGGTGGCGATCGCCGTGGTGGTGGCACTGATCTCGGTCGCCGCCAGCCTGCTCGGCGGCTACGCCTTCGCACTGCTGCGCTTCCGTGGCGCGAACACGCTGTTCCTGGTGACGTTGTCGACGCTGATGATCCCCGTGCAGGTCATCATGGTGCCGCTCTTCGGTCTCGTCACCGATCTGAAGATCTACGGCAGCTACTGGGCGGTCATCCTGCCGACGGCGGCCTCGGCGTTCGGGGTGTTCCTGGCCCGCCAGTTCATCATCGGCATCCCACGTGAGCTCGTCGAGTCCGCCCGCATCGACGGTGCCGGGCACCTGCGGGTGTTCCGCTCCATCGTGCTGCCGCTCTGCCGGCCGCTGATCGCGGTGCTGTTCTTCATGAGCCTGCTGCAGACCTGGAACGACTTCGCCTGGCCGCTCATCGCTCTCAAGCAGAACGAACTCTTCACCCTGCCGATCGGCCTGCTCTACCTGCAGGGCCAGTTCGGCTCCGACTACGGCGGCACCATGGCGTTCGCACTGCTGAACGTGACCCCGATGGTGGTGCTGTTCCTGGTCTTCCAGCGCTACTTCGTCCAGGGCTTCGCCCGCACCGGTATCCGGTGA
- a CDS encoding carbohydrate ABC transporter permease produces MTLAPPTPGTDRAARPRRGPRGRAGEGAAGYAFLTPILVLLGVFVFVPLAGAVVISLQRTNGFGDGTFIGLDNYGRLFTDPVFWRSALNTTLFTIIVTPLSMALGLGAAVLLNSVLPARGVFRSILIVPMAISGVATALIGVLAFDENSGIVDKLLRAVGLPAISWQSDGTAAFVSVVLVTLWWRVGFNMLIYLAGLQGISPAIYEAAKLDGASGWQRFRYMTVPMVGPSSFFLLIMNVIYSFQVFDIVFVLTGGGPQNATSVLVTYAYDTGFEVRDQGYASAIGVVLLVLMLGFTAVQWRISRTRDLVE; encoded by the coding sequence GTGACCCTCGCCCCGCCCACCCCGGGGACCGACCGCGCCGCCCGGCCCCGCCGCGGACCACGCGGCCGGGCCGGCGAGGGCGCCGCCGGATACGCCTTCCTGACACCGATCCTGGTGCTGCTGGGCGTGTTCGTCTTCGTGCCGCTGGCCGGTGCGGTGGTCATCAGCCTGCAGCGCACCAACGGGTTCGGCGACGGCACGTTCATCGGGCTGGACAACTACGGCCGGCTGTTCACCGACCCGGTGTTCTGGCGGTCCGCACTCAACACCACCCTGTTCACGATCATCGTGACACCGCTGTCGATGGCCCTCGGTCTGGGTGCCGCCGTCCTGCTGAACTCGGTGCTGCCGGCGCGCGGGGTGTTCCGGTCGATCCTCATCGTGCCGATGGCGATCTCCGGCGTCGCGACGGCGCTGATCGGCGTGCTGGCATTCGACGAGAACAGCGGCATCGTCGACAAGTTGCTGCGCGCAGTGGGTCTGCCCGCGATCTCCTGGCAGTCCGACGGCACAGCGGCCTTCGTCTCGGTGGTGCTGGTGACCCTGTGGTGGCGGGTCGGATTCAACATGCTGATCTACCTGGCCGGCCTGCAGGGCATCAGCCCGGCCATCTACGAGGCCGCCAAGCTCGACGGCGCCTCGGGCTGGCAGCGGTTCCGGTACATGACGGTGCCGATGGTCGGGCCGTCCTCGTTCTTCCTGCTGATCATGAACGTCATCTACTCGTTCCAGGTGTTCGACATCGTGTTCGTGCTCACCGGTGGCGGACCGCAAAACGCCACCTCGGTGCTGGTCACCTACGCCTACGACACCGGGTTCGAGGTCCGCGACCAGGGCTACGCGTCCGCGATCGGCGTGGTGCTGCTGGTGCTGATGCTCGGCTTCACCGCGGTGCAGTGGCGGATCAGCCGGACCCGGGACCTGGTCGAATGA
- a CDS encoding FAD-dependent oxidoreductase, producing MTDTTAAAVPHAIVSGASIAGLSTAFWLRRIGWQVTVLERTEEFREGGQNIDVRGVAREVLRRTGLFDAVKAQNTTETGTVLVDADGSVHAELPSDDPDGATAELEVLRGDLAKVLRDALPPGEDIRFGDPIACVRQDGDAVTVTTEAGESLTADLLVIAEGVRSSTRALVFPDAVDPRDLHITMAFGTIPRIESDDNTWRWYTAPGGRQVHLRPDNHGTTRAILAFADEDKDHPVDLTDSSREDALAWLRERFADAGWQVERVLDGFDTSEDVYIDRLTQIRMDTWHRGRVCVLGDSGWCVTPMGGGGSSLALTAGYVLAAQIAQIPAGSGTPDREELTKALQRWEEWMRPLVDDVQTLPPGLDHFAYPRTALGVKIRAVVDRIVMSGPLKPLVAKITHVADDDRELPAIDLHRS from the coding sequence ATGACCGACACCACCGCAGCAGCAGTACCGCACGCCATCGTCTCCGGGGCGAGCATCGCCGGCCTGTCCACGGCGTTCTGGCTGCGCCGGATCGGTTGGCAGGTCACCGTCCTGGAGCGCACGGAGGAGTTCCGGGAGGGTGGCCAGAACATCGACGTGCGCGGCGTGGCCCGCGAGGTGCTGCGCCGGACGGGCCTCTTCGACGCGGTGAAGGCGCAGAACACCACCGAGACCGGGACTGTGCTGGTCGACGCCGACGGATCGGTGCATGCCGAGCTGCCGTCCGACGACCCGGACGGCGCGACCGCCGAGCTCGAGGTGCTGCGCGGGGACCTGGCGAAGGTGCTGCGCGACGCGCTGCCGCCGGGCGAGGACATCCGGTTCGGCGATCCCATCGCCTGCGTCCGGCAGGACGGCGACGCCGTCACCGTGACCACCGAGGCCGGGGAGAGCCTGACCGCCGACCTGCTGGTGATCGCCGAGGGCGTCCGCTCCTCGACCCGGGCGCTGGTGTTCCCGGACGCTGTCGACCCGCGGGACCTGCACATCACCATGGCCTTCGGCACCATCCCCCGGATCGAATCGGACGACAACACCTGGCGCTGGTACACCGCTCCGGGCGGCCGGCAGGTGCACCTGCGACCCGACAACCATGGCACCACCAGGGCCATCCTGGCCTTCGCGGACGAGGACAAGGACCACCCGGTCGACCTGACCGACTCCAGCCGCGAGGACGCTCTCGCCTGGCTGCGGGAACGGTTCGCCGACGCCGGCTGGCAGGTCGAGCGGGTGCTGGACGGGTTCGACACCTCGGAGGACGTCTACATCGACCGGCTCACCCAGATCAGGATGGACACCTGGCACCGCGGCCGGGTGTGTGTGCTCGGCGACTCGGGCTGGTGTGTCACGCCGATGGGAGGCGGCGGCAGCTCCCTCGCCCTGACGGCCGGCTACGTGCTGGCCGCCCAGATCGCACAGATCCCTGCAGGCTCCGGGACTCCCGACCGGGAGGAACTGACTAAGGCGTTGCAGCGGTGGGAGGAGTGGATGCGCCCGCTGGTCGACGACGTGCAGACGCTGCCACCGGGTCTGGACCACTTCGCCTACCCGCGCACGGCTCTCGGCGTGAAGATCCGGGCCGTGGTCGACCGGATCGTCATGTCCGGGCCGCTGAAGCCGCTGGTCGCGAAGATCACCCACGTCGCCGACGACGACCGCGAACTGCCCGCCATCGACCTCCACCGGAGCTGA
- a CDS encoding ABC transporter substrate-binding protein yields the protein MFGSNDIRSSSGRAVSRRLFLGGAGGAAAAAVLAGCGGFSTPSTPETSSGTKTLNFTTWGTDAELAGLRSGIAAFEAANSGTTVALNAVPYEQMFTNIDAQLQAGNPPDVFRVPYYTFGGYAGRGQLLDLSAHLPSDFSSRFTPQAWAAVQNGGKPFGVPHHTDTSVILYNKPMLDAAGITDIPTTADTAWTWDELAEVAKKLREELPADKYPMAYNWQGNGVTRWLSWLFQADGRFLAEDLVTPAIDSEAGRAAVEFTQSFFTDKLVPQNNSVKSTTYASDTWYAQTCAMVWGGAFLIPDATSTLDFEWGATFAPRNARGGSDFGGNALVGTAGAADPALVASFLDFMTQEQPMRDFCEGASLLPTRADLVESGIEFKVRPELSPIFVGQAALVQAQDAGQVASPSMSKIITVLKDQLEEAFVGGQSVEDTIAGLTSGIAEATKQ from the coding sequence ATGTTCGGAAGCAACGACATCAGATCATCATCGGGCCGTGCGGTCAGCCGCCGGTTGTTCCTGGGCGGGGCGGGCGGCGCAGCGGCCGCCGCGGTGCTGGCCGGGTGCGGCGGGTTCTCCACGCCCAGCACCCCGGAGACCAGCTCGGGCACGAAAACCTTGAACTTCACCACCTGGGGCACCGACGCCGAATTGGCCGGCCTGCGCTCCGGGATCGCCGCGTTCGAGGCCGCCAACAGCGGCACCACCGTTGCGCTCAACGCGGTGCCGTACGAGCAGATGTTCACCAACATCGACGCGCAGCTGCAGGCCGGCAACCCGCCGGACGTGTTCCGGGTCCCGTACTACACCTTCGGCGGGTACGCGGGACGCGGCCAGCTGCTGGACCTGAGCGCGCACCTGCCGTCGGACTTCTCGAGCCGGTTCACCCCGCAGGCCTGGGCAGCGGTGCAGAACGGCGGCAAGCCGTTCGGGGTCCCGCACCACACCGACACCTCGGTGATCCTCTACAACAAGCCGATGCTCGACGCCGCCGGGATCACCGACATCCCGACCACCGCCGACACCGCCTGGACCTGGGACGAGCTGGCGGAGGTCGCGAAGAAGCTGCGGGAGGAGCTGCCGGCGGACAAGTACCCGATGGCCTACAACTGGCAGGGCAACGGTGTCACCCGTTGGCTCAGCTGGCTGTTCCAGGCCGACGGCCGGTTCCTGGCCGAGGATCTCGTGACACCGGCCATCGACTCCGAGGCCGGGCGTGCCGCCGTCGAGTTCACCCAGAGCTTTTTCACCGACAAACTGGTGCCGCAGAACAACTCGGTGAAGTCGACGACCTACGCCAGCGACACCTGGTACGCGCAGACCTGCGCGATGGTCTGGGGCGGCGCCTTCCTGATCCCGGATGCCACCTCCACCCTCGACTTCGAATGGGGCGCCACCTTCGCCCCGCGAAACGCCCGCGGTGGCAGCGATTTCGGAGGCAACGCACTGGTCGGCACCGCCGGCGCCGCCGACCCCGCGCTGGTGGCGTCGTTCCTTGACTTCATGACGCAGGAGCAGCCGATGCGCGACTTCTGCGAGGGCGCGTCGCTGCTGCCCACCCGGGCCGATCTCGTCGAGTCCGGCATCGAGTTCAAGGTGCGGCCGGAGCTCTCGCCGATCTTCGTCGGCCAGGCTGCGTTGGTGCAGGCCCAGGACGCCGGGCAGGTTGCCTCGCCGTCGATGAGCAAGATCATCACCGTGCTGAAGGACCAGTTGGAGGAGGCGTTCGTCGGCGGACAGAGCGTCGAGGACACCATCGCCGGCCTGACCAGCGGGATCGCCGAGGCCACGAAGCAGTGA